A stretch of the Thalassotalea euphylliae genome encodes the following:
- a CDS encoding fibrobacter succinogenes major paralogous domain-containing protein — translation MRPLILALGAIVSLTTVTPVNALDSMSNSQTHINSQEQADSKAQADSETLSKVQPSVQDSEGNTYRTVTIGDQIWLAENLRSTKFQDGSAIPTAFIPDDDENKLLTYGRLYNWHDVVDERNICPVGWRVATDADWQTLEKTIGMADADLNKEGWRGDNDLAITLKEAQPDSWFEKFDQSQVNKYNFAARPAGVKWGRFYLTQGIYTEFWTSTEATDTKAYNRTLVYPWWNPHKGEINRVKISKDYMFSVRCIKI, via the coding sequence ATGAGACCGCTAATTTTAGCGTTAGGAGCCATAGTGTCACTGACCACCGTAACACCTGTTAATGCGTTAGATTCCATGTCAAATAGCCAAACGCATATAAACAGCCAAGAGCAAGCAGATAGCAAAGCGCAAGCAGATAGCGAAACGCTAAGTAAAGTACAACCTAGTGTCCAAGATAGTGAGGGCAACACCTATCGCACCGTAACTATAGGCGATCAAATCTGGCTCGCCGAAAATCTAAGAAGTACTAAGTTTCAAGATGGCTCGGCGATACCCACTGCTTTTATTCCAGATGACGATGAAAATAAGCTGCTAACCTATGGTCGGCTCTACAACTGGCATGATGTTGTCGACGAGCGAAATATTTGCCCTGTTGGCTGGCGCGTTGCCACTGACGCCGATTGGCAAACATTGGAAAAAACCATTGGTATGGCGGATGCTGATCTCAATAAAGAAGGTTGGCGAGGTGATAATGATCTTGCTATCACCCTTAAAGAAGCACAACCAGATAGCTGGTTTGAAAAATTCGATCAATCACAAGTCAACAAGTACAACTTTGCCGCCAGACCCGCAGGTGTGAAATGGGGCCGCTTTTATCTCACCCAAGGAATATACACAGAGTTTTGGACAAGCACGGAGGCAACCGACACAAAAGCCTATAATCGAACGCTCGTTTACCCTTGGTGGAATCCTCACAAAGGTGAAATTAACCGCGTCAAGATATCGAAAGACTATATGTTTTCCGTGCGCTGTATCAAAATTTAA
- a CDS encoding ankyrin repeat domain-containing protein — protein MYSNRNDWHTPLLIAAREGYSKIVELLLAHDADQSITGYPMNAIAFHKAAYMGHPEIIQLLLADKRAAKVLNAQGPNNGYTPLHDAIWHGNTKAARVLIKGGAKLDLSTYEQDTPLALAKRYQYSEIVKFIEH, from the coding sequence GTGTATTCAAATCGCAATGACTGGCATACGCCATTGCTGATAGCTGCGCGAGAGGGTTATAGCAAAATAGTTGAACTCTTGTTGGCACATGATGCGGACCAATCTATCACTGGCTATCCAATGAACGCAATTGCCTTTCACAAGGCAGCTTATATGGGCCATCCAGAGATAATACAACTACTACTCGCCGACAAACGGGCAGCTAAAGTGCTAAACGCACAAGGACCTAACAATGGTTACACACCACTTCACGATGCAATCTGGCATGGCAATACCAAGGCGGCTAGAGTACTTATTAAAGGTGGTGCAAAACTTGATTTGTCGACTTACGAGCAAGATACTCCACTCGCACTTGCTAAACGCTATCAATATTCTGAAATAGTGAAGTTTATAGAGCATTAA
- a CDS encoding ankyrin repeat domain-containing protein, with product MKIVTFIAALVALVSLSTKAGNAHSVSSAQYLPTHHSLPALHQAVIAGDLAKVKQLIDQVSDINQLDPQMGNSPAHIAAQTDHTNILRYLLDHGAFINLQAPRSGFTPLMIAAWYSKPENIKLLFSYTELNIELQSPVGAKAEDMVGGWDRHIEPHEAKRYNELAKLFADKRSQQANLLSKQKILNTVEDNSLP from the coding sequence ATGAAAATAGTAACTTTTATCGCAGCACTAGTAGCCCTAGTTAGCCTATCGACAAAGGCGGGTAATGCGCACTCAGTTTCATCAGCACAATATTTACCCACACATCACTCTCTTCCCGCACTTCATCAAGCCGTGATCGCTGGTGACTTGGCAAAAGTAAAACAGCTGATTGATCAAGTAAGCGACATTAACCAGCTCGACCCACAAATGGGTAACTCTCCTGCACATATTGCCGCGCAAACAGACCACACCAATATTTTGCGTTACCTGCTCGACCACGGTGCTTTCATTAATTTGCAAGCACCACGATCTGGCTTTACGCCATTGATGATCGCAGCATGGTACTCAAAGCCTGAGAATATTAAATTGCTATTTAGCTACACCGAGTTAAATATTGAGTTACAAAGCCCAGTAGGAGCAAAGGCCGAAGACATGGTTGGCGGCTGGGATCGCCATATTGAGCCACATGAAGCTAAGCGGTATAACGAGCTTGCGAAATTGTTTGCGGATAAACGTAGCCAACAAGCAAATTTGCTGAGCAAGCAGAAAATTCTCAATACCGTTGAAGACAACAGCCTGCCTTAA
- a CDS encoding LysR family transcriptional regulator gives MKKVLDDIQVFCAVVEQGSLKKASEQLGVPHSTVSRRLDALESSLGLDLIKRTTREISVTARGHQLYQECSPLLASLTNSINAAVADEIRFNGELSISMPVRAGVDFLGSWLIDFAADHPDLSLSIGLSNVNQNLVREQLDLAFRVGPLEDSSAIALHLWDIPYVVCAHKDLLIEAGLVCPKVMSTEQIQQITITESQLSALPAVVTLPASQWAFQSTDNQTHLFTTNQKLTLDDLGLAYHSVGNGRFVGFIPEVMHTNPEVLEINVEGLTPRTRAMYAYYYGRRHTISQIRHLVGYIKQRYAAQESE, from the coding sequence ATGAAAAAGGTTCTCGACGATATTCAGGTCTTTTGCGCGGTAGTCGAGCAAGGTAGTTTAAAAAAAGCCTCTGAGCAGTTAGGCGTGCCACACAGCACTGTGAGTCGTCGATTAGATGCGCTGGAAAGTTCGCTAGGGCTAGATTTAATTAAACGTACCACGCGAGAAATTAGCGTGACGGCACGCGGTCATCAGTTGTATCAAGAATGCTCGCCACTACTCGCATCACTCACTAACTCCATTAATGCAGCGGTCGCTGATGAAATTCGTTTTAACGGTGAGCTCAGCATTTCAATGCCTGTGCGCGCTGGCGTTGATTTTCTCGGCAGCTGGTTAATTGACTTTGCCGCTGATCACCCTGACTTATCACTCAGCATTGGCCTATCGAATGTTAACCAAAATTTAGTGCGAGAGCAGCTAGACTTAGCGTTTCGGGTCGGGCCACTGGAAGATTCATCCGCGATTGCATTGCATTTGTGGGATATTCCTTATGTCGTTTGTGCACATAAAGACTTGCTGATAGAGGCAGGGCTAGTTTGTCCGAAAGTAATGAGTACTGAGCAAATTCAGCAAATAACCATCACTGAATCACAGCTAAGCGCATTACCTGCTGTGGTAACTTTACCTGCTAGCCAGTGGGCTTTTCAAAGCACAGATAACCAAACACATCTTTTTACGACAAATCAAAAACTCACCCTTGATGACCTTGGGCTGGCTTATCACAGTGTGGGTAACGGACGATTTGTTGGCTTTATTCCCGAAGTGATGCATACCAACCCGGAGGTGCTCGAAATTAATGTTGAGGGACTAACACCTCGTACTCGCGCTATGTATGCATATTATTATGGTCGGCGCCATACTATTAGCCAAATCAGACACTTAGTAGGCTACATTAAACAAAGGTATGCAGCACAAGAGTCTGAGTGA
- a CDS encoding LysR family transcriptional regulator → MMNGATFNQLQMFHTIVSEGSITKAAQKLEVAAPSVSNALKALEAEVGLPLFTRTTRRIELTEAGRLLHQQTKQPLQELPLAFESVSDLSKVPSGKARLTTPRFVYKHLLQPIYAEFCQRYPAIELEISVSDAAIDILKEGYDLGIRFGDRVEQGMVARQLTKPMKEAFFASPDYAKQHGLPATPNELQQHKLIQYRFITSNQLVPVLLNDNGQTVTVEMPNALIVNDTSLMVDAALKGLGIGRIVEPLVTELIDSGQLVPVLPEYWYPYSALYVYFHKDAQKAKRVRVLIDFLLEKLMP, encoded by the coding sequence ATGATGAATGGTGCGACTTTTAACCAACTACAAATGTTTCACACTATTGTCAGTGAAGGCAGTATTACCAAAGCGGCGCAAAAGCTAGAAGTTGCCGCGCCTTCAGTCAGCAATGCGTTAAAAGCACTTGAAGCAGAAGTCGGCTTACCGCTATTTACTCGCACAACGCGCCGAATTGAGCTCACTGAAGCGGGCAGGTTATTGCACCAGCAAACAAAGCAGCCGCTGCAGGAATTGCCGTTAGCGTTTGAAAGTGTCAGCGATTTAAGCAAGGTACCATCGGGTAAGGCCAGGCTAACCACGCCGCGCTTTGTTTATAAGCATTTATTGCAACCTATTTATGCTGAATTTTGTCAACGTTATCCAGCCATTGAACTAGAAATCTCCGTTTCTGATGCGGCGATCGATATTTTAAAAGAGGGCTATGATCTGGGTATTCGCTTCGGTGATCGCGTGGAGCAGGGCATGGTGGCGCGCCAGTTAACCAAACCAATGAAAGAGGCGTTTTTCGCTTCACCAGATTATGCAAAACAACACGGCCTACCAGCAACGCCAAACGAATTACAGCAACATAAACTGATCCAGTATCGCTTTATTACCTCGAATCAATTAGTACCTGTATTACTTAACGATAATGGTCAAACAGTGACAGTGGAAATGCCTAATGCCTTAATCGTCAATGATACCAGCTTGATGGTCGACGCCGCGCTAAAAGGCTTGGGAATAGGCCGTATCGTTGAGCCGTTAGTCACTGAATTAATCGACAGCGGTCAGCTGGTTCCTGTTCTACCTGAGTATTGGTATCCGTATTCTGCGCTGTATGTCTATTTCCATAAAGACGCACAAAAAGCAAAGCGGGTCAGAGTGTTGATTGACTTTCTGTTGGAAAAATTAATGCCGTAA
- a CDS encoding LysR family transcriptional regulator: MDISSRMLLFLEVSERGSFAKVAEHRKIDRSVVSKQVAKLEQELGVRLMNRTTRSFSITGAGHDVLRKAQALKSLLDDTTRVAQNYHQTPRGTLKITCSYSLAKQVLMPVITSFQQRFPQVNVELFTGDKVVDIIADGFDLAIRVGEQKDSSMVARYLARNRLLLLAAPSFIERFGEPKTLEELASLPATCYAGEQIRPDYIDYADEQNQTQRVHLNWQFACNEVELMRDHVLSGASFYLAPAFHMQDDISAGRLVPIMTDLKLLDFTAIYAVYPHRDLPLRARLFFDALKEYIGDKIPIWEQNIPNFEKMYGNPTREEWNSQA; the protein is encoded by the coding sequence ATGGATATTTCTAGTCGTATGTTGTTGTTTTTGGAAGTTTCTGAGCGCGGCTCATTTGCCAAAGTCGCCGAGCATAGAAAGATCGATCGTTCAGTTGTATCGAAACAAGTCGCCAAGTTAGAGCAAGAATTAGGCGTGCGCTTAATGAATCGCACCACCCGCTCTTTTTCCATTACTGGCGCCGGCCACGATGTGCTAAGAAAGGCACAAGCGCTCAAAAGCTTGCTTGATGACACGACGCGTGTTGCGCAAAATTATCACCAAACACCTCGGGGTACGCTAAAAATTACCTGTAGCTACTCTCTAGCTAAGCAAGTACTGATGCCGGTGATTACCTCCTTTCAGCAGCGCTTTCCACAAGTTAACGTAGAATTATTCACCGGCGATAAAGTCGTCGATATTATTGCTGATGGATTTGATTTAGCGATCCGCGTTGGTGAGCAAAAAGATTCTTCTATGGTAGCCCGCTACCTTGCCCGCAATCGCTTATTGTTACTGGCTGCGCCAAGCTTTATCGAACGCTTTGGCGAGCCCAAAACACTTGAAGAACTGGCGAGCTTGCCTGCTACTTGCTATGCCGGCGAGCAAATTAGGCCGGATTATATCGACTATGCCGACGAGCAAAACCAAACACAGCGTGTGCACCTGAACTGGCAATTTGCCTGTAACGAAGTGGAGTTAATGCGCGACCACGTGCTTTCAGGTGCTTCGTTTTATCTCGCCCCTGCGTTTCATATGCAAGACGATATCAGCGCTGGTCGCTTAGTGCCGATCATGACCGACTTAAAACTACTGGATTTTACTGCGATTTATGCAGTATACCCACACCGAGATTTACCACTTAGAGCACGCCTATTTTTTGATGCGTTAAAAGAATATATCGGCGATAAAATTCCGATTTGGGAGCAGAATATCCCGAACTTTGAAAAAATGTACGGTAATCCAACGCGTGAAGAGTGGAACAGCCAAGCATAA
- a CDS encoding autoinducer binding domain-containing protein has translation MTPVFSTTFFQIIQDMTYVSTESELFKHLKSAIQYLEFDYYAYGLCIASPVTRPTFTLRNNYPEQWQHRYEKNQYIHIDPTVAHGLQSTRPIAWSGQKKRSQKAFWEEANAHGLKSGWAQSALLKPGATGMLTLATNDQAPLSQAKQLYLLSLSNTFQSVYGELVVPQKIDTHDGKLTKREKEILKWCADGKTSDEIAMILNVTKSTVSFHLANAVNKLGVCNKTAAAVKAIQYNLL, from the coding sequence ATGACCCCAGTATTTTCAACCACTTTTTTTCAAATCATTCAAGATATGACTTATGTTTCAACTGAGTCTGAGTTGTTTAAACACCTAAAGTCGGCAATACAATATTTAGAATTCGATTACTACGCCTATGGTTTGTGTATTGCTTCTCCGGTGACTAGGCCAACCTTCACACTACGTAATAACTACCCCGAGCAGTGGCAACATAGATACGAGAAAAACCAATATATCCATATTGATCCGACTGTGGCACACGGGCTGCAATCCACTCGACCAATTGCTTGGTCAGGACAAAAAAAGCGCAGCCAAAAGGCATTTTGGGAAGAGGCTAACGCTCACGGGCTTAAGTCAGGTTGGGCGCAATCGGCACTATTAAAACCCGGTGCAACGGGCATGCTAACTCTGGCAACGAATGATCAAGCCCCCTTGTCGCAAGCTAAACAGCTATATTTATTAAGCTTGAGTAACACCTTCCAATCTGTCTACGGTGAGCTTGTCGTGCCGCAAAAAATCGACACCCATGACGGTAAGCTAACCAAACGAGAAAAAGAAATCCTTAAATGGTGTGCAGATGGCAAAACATCGGATGAAATTGCGATGATACTTAACGTCACTAAAAGCACAGTTTCTTTTCATTTAGCTAATGCGGTAAACAAATTAGGCGTTTGCAATAAAACCGCTGCTGCCGTTAAGGCTATTCAGTATAACTTGCTATAG
- a CDS encoding SDR family oxidoreductase, whose protein sequence is MTTQQFGKYGWSPERIRSLAGKTYVITGANSGTGFEAARIFLSKGAKVVMMNRNPEKSAVAIDKLQQEFGTSCPVSYIQLDLAKLASVRKAAAKVLESVPQIDALICNAAIAQVAQQEITTDGFESQLGVNHFGHFLLCGMLFNRIEASSGRIVVVGSNAYKMGLKTIQFDDLNFDAKYTAWNAYAQSKLAQLMFAYELQYRLANQFASPLASPLASDTDTKGSNVQVHVCHPGASRTNLLMDTASTFNKALWSVLSRVIAQPAEKGAWPQVMCATEQDLKPQRYYGPTKRAQTVGAVDECPLETLALDREVATKLWQVSEQKTGFTWPF, encoded by the coding sequence ATGACCACACAACAATTTGGTAAATACGGCTGGAGCCCCGAGCGAATCCGCTCATTGGCGGGAAAAACTTATGTTATTACCGGCGCAAATTCAGGTACAGGTTTTGAAGCTGCCCGTATTTTCCTGTCAAAGGGCGCGAAGGTAGTGATGATGAATCGCAATCCTGAAAAATCAGCAGTAGCCATCGACAAGCTTCAGCAAGAGTTTGGTACCAGTTGCCCGGTAAGCTATATCCAATTGGATTTGGCAAAGTTAGCGTCAGTGCGCAAAGCCGCTGCAAAGGTGTTGGAATCGGTACCGCAAATCGATGCACTGATCTGTAATGCCGCAATCGCACAAGTTGCTCAGCAAGAAATCACCACTGATGGCTTTGAGAGTCAGCTTGGCGTCAACCATTTTGGTCACTTTTTACTATGTGGCATGTTGTTTAATCGCATTGAAGCATCAAGCGGTCGTATCGTGGTAGTGGGCAGCAACGCCTATAAAATGGGACTAAAAACCATTCAGTTTGACGATCTAAATTTTGACGCAAAGTACACTGCATGGAATGCCTATGCGCAAAGTAAATTAGCTCAGCTGATGTTTGCTTATGAGTTGCAATATCGCTTAGCCAACCAATTTGCCAGCCCTTTAGCCAGCCCTTTAGCCAGCGATACTGATACTAAAGGCTCAAACGTTCAAGTACACGTTTGTCATCCTGGCGCATCGCGCACTAATTTGTTGATGGATACCGCCAGCACATTTAACAAAGCACTTTGGTCTGTGCTCTCACGCGTTATTGCCCAACCTGCCGAAAAAGGCGCTTGGCCTCAGGTAATGTGTGCAACTGAGCAAGACTTAAAACCACAGCGTTACTATGGGCCAACAAAACGCGCACAAACGGTTGGCGCCGTTGATGAATGCCCTTTGGAAACTCTGGCGCTAGACAGAGAGGTCGCCACTAAACTTTGGCAAGTATCTGAGCAGAAAACGGGTTTTACTTGGCCGTTTTAG
- a CDS encoding NAD(P)H-dependent oxidoreductase: MSNILVVSGHPDLANSNTNTVILDHLTQQLAAPSYDLEVRRLDSLYPNFHIDVAAEQAALVNADIVVLQFPFYWYSTPALLKKWLDDVFSYNFAYGAEGDKLKGKDLILSFTVGGPEESYQPLGYNHFSIEQLILPLQQTAYLAGMNFVAPVYTHRMVYIPGVYNTLEDVQSRATAHGQRLVNQIQQLSNSIESKVSKFVTDWFADFDLLTAAPERFTANLSEDVKLVMPDGEFIGHQGFRDWYAIARKTFKPNCQHIVEQISVNEQNSDGNYTAELRIRLKAETFPESALQGQSVNMLVNETWQLSLTDAGDINISEYLVEVVNG; encoded by the coding sequence ATGAGTAATATTCTAGTAGTTTCAGGCCATCCAGATTTAGCCAATTCAAATACCAATACGGTGATCTTAGATCACCTAACACAACAACTTGCCGCTCCTTCATATGACCTCGAAGTTCGTCGACTAGATAGCTTATACCCTAACTTTCACATTGATGTTGCCGCAGAGCAAGCAGCACTTGTTAATGCTGATATTGTCGTCCTGCAGTTTCCTTTTTACTGGTACTCAACGCCAGCATTATTGAAAAAGTGGTTAGACGATGTGTTTAGCTACAATTTTGCCTATGGCGCAGAAGGCGACAAACTAAAAGGCAAAGACTTAATCTTATCGTTTACAGTGGGGGGCCCAGAAGAGTCATACCAACCACTAGGTTATAACCACTTTTCGATTGAACAGTTAATTTTGCCACTTCAGCAAACCGCTTATTTGGCAGGAATGAATTTTGTTGCTCCTGTTTACACTCATCGCATGGTGTATATTCCTGGCGTTTACAATACCTTAGAAGATGTGCAAAGCCGCGCGACTGCTCATGGCCAACGTCTGGTCAATCAAATTCAACAGCTGTCCAATTCAATCGAAAGCAAAGTGAGCAAGTTTGTTACTGATTGGTTTGCCGATTTTGACCTACTGACTGCCGCACCAGAGCGCTTTACCGCAAATTTAAGTGAAGACGTCAAACTGGTGATGCCAGATGGTGAATTTATCGGTCATCAAGGCTTTAGAGACTGGTACGCGATTGCCAGAAAAACTTTTAAACCAAACTGTCAGCATATTGTCGAGCAGATAAGTGTTAATGAACAAAACAGCGATGGTAATTACACCGCCGAATTACGCATTCGCCTTAAAGCAGAAACTTTTCCTGAATCAGCGCTGCAAGGTCAAAGCGTTAATATGCTAGTCAATGAAACGTGGCAGCTAAGCTTAACTGATGCTGGTGATATTAATATTTCTGAATACTTAGTCGAAGTCGTTAATGGCTAG
- a CDS encoding NAD(P)/FAD-dependent oxidoreductase, producing the protein MQTIVIVGGGAGGLELATQLGHKLGRKNQAKIILVDKNRTHVWKPLLHEVASGTFDAGLNAVVYHAHGARHGYHFQLGCLSGVDPDRKTLTLEPVSDEHNLGTRQLHYDQLVLAVGSVSNDFGTPGVAEHCYFLDSHQQAERFHKTLLSTFTRISQDESKQELHIDIVGAGATGVELAAELFHVTEMLGSYGFEHMAAEQLKIRLIEAGPRILPALPDRIASAAKRELEKIGVEVLEQTRVQRAEHDGFVTSEDEKLQADIMIWAAGVKAPEFLAQIKGVETNRMGQVLVNKDLTSTFDEDIYVLGDACGFQNPDESWVPPRAQSAHQMASIVKENILRKRKGLAPKEYRYMDYGSLVNLSRFSTVGSLMGNLTKGSMFIEGRIAKLVYVSLYRMHQAAIHGQVRATILWFAERLVKVTRPKMKLH; encoded by the coding sequence ATGCAAACTATTGTTATCGTTGGAGGAGGGGCTGGCGGCCTTGAATTAGCAACCCAATTAGGCCATAAACTAGGCCGAAAAAACCAAGCCAAGATCATCTTGGTAGACAAAAACCGCACCCATGTGTGGAAACCTTTATTGCACGAAGTCGCCTCGGGCACCTTTGATGCTGGCCTAAATGCCGTGGTTTATCACGCGCATGGCGCACGTCATGGCTATCACTTTCAGCTTGGCTGTTTAAGTGGTGTTGACCCTGACCGCAAAACCTTGACCTTAGAGCCTGTCAGCGACGAGCATAATCTGGGCACACGCCAATTACACTACGATCAATTAGTGCTAGCGGTTGGTAGTGTCAGTAACGATTTTGGCACGCCGGGCGTGGCTGAGCATTGTTATTTTCTCGATAGCCATCAACAGGCTGAGCGCTTTCACAAAACCTTATTAAGCACTTTCACCCGAATTAGTCAGGATGAATCCAAGCAAGAGCTACACATTGATATCGTAGGTGCAGGCGCGACCGGTGTTGAGCTGGCGGCAGAGCTATTTCATGTCACCGAAATGCTGGGCAGCTATGGTTTTGAACATATGGCCGCAGAGCAGCTTAAAATTCGCCTAATTGAAGCAGGACCGCGTATTTTACCCGCCTTGCCTGATCGCATTGCTAGCGCTGCTAAACGTGAGCTGGAAAAAATTGGCGTTGAAGTGCTAGAGCAAACGCGGGTGCAGCGCGCAGAGCATGATGGCTTTGTCACCAGCGAGGATGAAAAACTGCAAGCCGATATTATGATCTGGGCGGCAGGGGTAAAAGCGCCCGAGTTTTTGGCACAGATCAAAGGCGTCGAAACTAATCGTATGGGGCAAGTGTTGGTCAATAAAGATCTAACCTCAACCTTCGATGAGGATATTTATGTACTTGGCGATGCGTGTGGTTTTCAAAACCCTGATGAAAGCTGGGTACCACCTAGAGCGCAGTCGGCACATCAAATGGCGAGCATCGTCAAAGAAAATATTTTACGTAAACGCAAAGGACTCGCGCCGAAAGAATATCGCTATATGGATTATGGCTCGCTGGTGAATTTGTCGCGTTTTAGTACTGTGGGCAGTTTAATGGGGAATCTCACCAAAGGCAGCATGTTTATTGAAGGGCGCATTGCCAAGCTGGTGTATGTTTCTTTGTATCGTATGCACCAAGCGGCTATTCACGGCCAAGTGCGAGCGACGATTTTGTGGTTTGCCGAACGGTTAGTGAAAGTGACTCGACCTAAAATGAAGCTGCACTAA
- a CDS encoding AraC family transcriptional regulator, protein MGEHQLSDKPASKRQASESKVSAEALIDTGIKGLQLFKVTDAVRCAPAIYEPAIIAIVSGTKEAILDGQRFSYGSDQYMCCTMSMPVEAGTPLASPEKPLLGVYISLDTKVMTELVIELASTTSVMTQPKYSDQSPSLTLATWDDNFTDALLRLLRLLANPTQMKILGDSRLREFYYAVLEGQAGLSVKRAFGMGNEIARSIEYLSARLGQSVTIDELASQVGMSRAVFHRKFKQATTMSPIQFVKSMRLNNAAMRIASGENVSTAALAMGYESSSQFSRDFKRLYGQSPKQWAQTQQSH, encoded by the coding sequence ATGGGCGAGCACCAGCTTAGTGACAAGCCGGCAAGTAAAAGGCAGGCAAGTGAAAGTAAGGTCAGTGCAGAAGCGTTAATCGATACCGGTATTAAAGGCTTACAACTTTTTAAAGTAACTGACGCAGTGCGATGTGCACCGGCGATATACGAGCCAGCAATAATCGCCATTGTTAGCGGTACTAAAGAGGCGATACTCGATGGTCAGCGTTTTAGCTATGGAAGTGATCAATACATGTGCTGCACTATGTCGATGCCAGTTGAAGCAGGCACACCTTTGGCTTCACCTGAAAAGCCGTTGTTAGGCGTTTATATCTCGCTTGATACTAAGGTAATGACTGAACTGGTAATCGAATTAGCCAGTACAACCAGTGTTATGACACAACCTAAATATAGCGACCAATCACCGAGCTTAACCTTGGCAACGTGGGATGATAATTTTACGGACGCGTTGCTACGTTTATTGCGATTACTGGCTAACCCAACACAAATGAAAATACTGGGAGATAGTCGATTAAGAGAGTTTTATTACGCTGTATTGGAAGGGCAAGCAGGTCTGTCAGTCAAGCGAGCGTTCGGTATGGGAAATGAAATTGCCCGTTCAATTGAATATTTATCGGCACGTTTAGGTCAAAGCGTGACGATTGACGAGCTTGCGTCGCAAGTGGGAATGAGCCGCGCTGTCTTTCATCGCAAGTTTAAGCAAGCAACCACTATGTCGCCAATACAATTTGTTAAATCCATGCGGTTAAATAATGCCGCAATGCGCATTGCCAGTGGTGAGAACGTCAGCACGGCAGCATTGGCAATGGGCTATGAAAGCTCGTCGCAATTTAGCCGAGATTTTAAGCGACTATACGGTCAATCACCCAAGCAGTGGGCGCAAACCCAGCAATCGCACTAG
- a CDS encoding quinone oxidoreductase family protein yields MKAILLTQTGNSEKLNYTEVSTPSPSSSQVLIKVAAAPVNFIDTIIREGNMPPGMMPELPFISGVEGSGTIVDSNGTNLRNGQKVAFLGPIGAATYAEYALVDADKLVVLDEATDLIAAGSMPVTYFTAYHMIHNVARVEPNKFALVYAASGGVGTALLQLLKLAGVKTIALERRDSKVEQALKMGADYAFNISAFNTSAASKDWLTEVKKITNNQGVNYIFNPVAGDTISQDLEALATLGHIVIFGFLAGVGETNMQAEVVKHFSKSPTISYSEIYATYFNNYDLVASSLEKVYALLAEQKIQPLYTTIPLAEAAKAHDLLENGKVLGKLVLTP; encoded by the coding sequence ATGAAAGCGATTTTATTAACTCAAACCGGAAATAGTGAAAAGCTAAACTACACCGAAGTGAGCACACCAAGCCCGTCATCAAGCCAGGTATTGATCAAGGTGGCAGCAGCACCAGTTAACTTTATTGATACCATTATCCGCGAAGGTAATATGCCACCGGGTATGATGCCAGAACTTCCATTTATTTCGGGGGTTGAAGGCAGTGGTACAATTGTCGATAGCAATGGCACAAATTTGAGAAACGGCCAAAAAGTTGCGTTTTTAGGGCCAATTGGCGCCGCTACCTACGCAGAATATGCCTTGGTCGATGCTGATAAGCTGGTTGTTTTAGATGAAGCAACGGATCTAATCGCAGCTGGTTCTATGCCAGTAACGTATTTTACCGCTTATCATATGATTCATAACGTCGCCCGAGTTGAGCCAAACAAATTTGCCCTTGTTTACGCGGCATCGGGTGGGGTTGGCACGGCCTTACTACAGCTTTTAAAACTTGCTGGTGTTAAGACAATCGCCCTTGAACGTCGCGATAGTAAAGTAGAGCAAGCATTAAAAATGGGCGCGGACTATGCCTTTAATATAAGCGCATTTAATACAAGTGCTGCTAGTAAAGATTGGCTAACAGAAGTTAAGAAAATCACTAATAACCAAGGGGTGAACTATATTTTCAACCCTGTCGCTGGCGATACCATCAGCCAAGACTTAGAAGCCTTGGCAACGCTTGGGCATATCGTTATTTTTGGTTTCTTAGCAGGCGTTGGTGAAACTAATATGCAAGCAGAAGTAGTTAAACACTTTAGCAAGTCACCGACGATCAGTTATTCAGAAATCTATGCTACCTACTTTAACAATTATGACTTGGTCGCATCATCGCTAGAAAAAGTTTATGCCTTATTAGCAGAGCAGAAAATTCAGCCGCTATACACTACGATACCGTTGGCTGAAGCTGCCAAAGCGCATGACTTATTAGAAAATGGCAAAGTGTTGGGTAAGTTAGTGCTAACGCCTTAG